Proteins found in one Fulvitalea axinellae genomic segment:
- the truB gene encoding tRNA pseudouridine(55) synthase TruB: MGFENMDFAAGEVLLIDKPLEWTSFDVVKKIRYLIKIKKIGHAGTLDPLATGLLILCTGKKTKSINEYQGMEKEYVGKMVIGKTTPSHDLETEISEGGPIDGITEEDVRKVTEKFTGDIEQIPPIFSAIKVDGKRVYKSARKGKEVKLEPRPVSVREFEITEVNFPEISFRITCSKGTYIRSLVRDMGDELGCGAYMSALRRTRIGEFKVDDAYQLNDFVKQYQEFRDESLPGD; this comes from the coding sequence ATGGGATTTGAAAATATGGATTTTGCGGCCGGAGAGGTCTTGTTGATTGACAAGCCGTTGGAGTGGACGTCTTTTGACGTGGTGAAGAAAATCCGCTACCTGATTAAGATTAAGAAAATCGGTCATGCCGGAACGCTGGACCCTTTGGCTACCGGGCTTTTGATTCTCTGTACGGGAAAAAAAACCAAGAGCATCAACGAGTACCAGGGCATGGAAAAGGAATATGTCGGGAAAATGGTGATAGGCAAAACTACGCCTTCCCATGACTTGGAGACGGAGATCAGCGAAGGGGGACCTATTGACGGAATCACGGAAGAGGATGTGCGGAAAGTCACCGAAAAGTTTACGGGAGATATCGAGCAGATTCCGCCGATCTTTTCCGCCATTAAAGTGGACGGAAAGCGGGTGTACAAAAGCGCCAGAAAAGGTAAGGAAGTGAAGTTGGAGCCAAGGCCTGTAAGCGTTCGTGAGTTTGAGATTACGGAAGTGAATTTCCCTGAAATATCATTCAGGATTACCTGCTCAAAAGGCACGTACATCAGAAGCCTTGTAAGGGATATGGGCGACGAGTTGGGATGCGGAGCTTATATGTCGGCACTGAGGCGTACCCGAATCGGAGAATTTAAGGTTGACGACGCCTACCAGCTGAATGATTTTGTAAAGCAATATCAGGAATTTAGGGATGAAAGTTTACCGGGGGATTGA
- a CDS encoding potassium channel family protein gives MKGKKKVPAFVKRNRYFLVVIVIFLLIIAPGLFGGGGASVFFWNLFLSVGIIVSSLATYEDGGGKGSTRRVTVLVLGGMVFVINWMGQYLSDSEYSVAVIFLCNVGFLFMIILNSVRFILKSKQVSSNTLFAAMAVYLMLGLIGGFLFVILEGLSEAPAFKGVEQLDMENALYLSFVTLTTLGYGDITPVSHFAKKLTILLSVVGQFYVAVLMAVLVGKYTSGK, from the coding sequence ATGAAAGGTAAAAAGAAGGTGCCGGCTTTTGTGAAAAGGAATCGTTATTTCTTAGTGGTGATAGTTATTTTTTTGTTGATAATCGCTCCGGGTTTGTTCGGTGGAGGAGGGGCCAGTGTGTTCTTTTGGAACCTGTTCCTTTCGGTAGGAATAATTGTGAGTTCGTTAGCTACATATGAAGACGGTGGAGGCAAAGGCAGTACTCGCAGGGTTACGGTTTTGGTTTTGGGAGGTATGGTTTTCGTGATTAACTGGATGGGACAATACCTCAGTGATTCGGAATATTCCGTTGCGGTAATCTTCTTGTGCAATGTCGGATTTCTCTTTATGATCATATTGAATTCCGTCCGTTTTATTCTAAAGTCCAAACAAGTGAGCTCAAACACTCTTTTTGCCGCAATGGCCGTTTATCTGATGTTAGGGCTTATCGGCGGGTTTCTATTTGTTATACTGGAAGGGCTTTCCGAAGCTCCGGCATTTAAAGGTGTTGAGCAATTGGATATGGAAAATGCCCTTTATTTGAGCTTTGTCACACTGACGACTCTGGGTTATGGAGATATTACTCCAGTTAGCCATTTTGCGAAAAAATTAACAATCCTATTAAGTGTAGTAGGGCAATTCTATGTTGCGGTTTTGATGGCGGTTTTAGTAGGGAAGTACACTTCGGGAAAATGA
- a CDS encoding GNAT family N-acetyltransferase, producing the protein MSTTVSPCFSLKTTDPTIGHDFFQLVESNRSRLSKWFDWPNAVKSPQEAERYLKKVKEAESRFLRANFMIHSNGSIIGMAGLGHLDILNKKSDIYYWIDEKHEGQGIISSTCKHILHFGFSKMRLNRICIYCATDNARSITVPERLGFTYEGTLRKAEKLNGNFNDLRLYSMLNEEWTSS; encoded by the coding sequence ATGAGCACTACCGTTAGCCCTTGCTTTTCCCTAAAAACTACAGACCCTACTATAGGTCATGATTTTTTTCAACTTGTAGAATCCAATAGATCCAGACTCTCGAAATGGTTTGATTGGCCAAACGCCGTTAAAAGCCCCCAAGAGGCCGAACGTTATCTAAAAAAAGTAAAAGAAGCGGAAAGCCGATTTCTCAGGGCGAATTTTATGATCCACTCAAACGGGTCTATCATTGGAATGGCTGGACTTGGTCATCTTGATATTCTAAACAAAAAGAGTGACATCTACTATTGGATTGACGAAAAACACGAAGGTCAAGGGATTATCAGCTCAACGTGTAAACATATTCTCCATTTCGGCTTCTCAAAAATGAGACTCAATAGAATCTGTATTTACTGCGCCACTGACAACGCCAGAAGCATTACCGTTCCGGAAAGGTTAGGCTTTACTTATGAAGGCACTCTGCGAAAAGCTGAAAAACTAAACGGAAACTTCAACGACTTACGGCTCTATTCCATGCTAAATGAGGAATGGACTTCAAGCTGA
- a CDS encoding PhoH family protein — protein MLEKKIILENVSLLDFLGPQNQNINAIASMFPQVKIVARGEKVTIKGNDTDTLKVNKLFNKLLEHYERYGALNPDNLKHFLNANKKDQYNPDSQDTIVYGVSGKPIRPRTQNQKTLVDQVKKNDLVFALGPAGTGKTFIAVALAVKALKNREVKKIIITRPAVEAGENLGFLPGDLQEKIDPYLRPIYDSLADLIPAEKLRYYQENQIIEIAPLAYMRGRTLKDAFVLLDEAQNTTPMQIKMFLTRMGPNSKVVVNGDESQVDLPGRQHSGLTEATRILKDVKGIGVAVLDSQDVIRHKLVKDIINAYEAADEAL, from the coding sequence TTGCTAGAAAAAAAGATCATTCTCGAAAACGTATCGTTACTTGATTTTCTAGGTCCCCAAAACCAAAACATCAACGCGATAGCGTCAATGTTTCCCCAGGTGAAGATCGTCGCCCGAGGGGAAAAGGTTACGATTAAAGGCAACGACACAGACACGCTCAAAGTAAATAAGCTGTTCAACAAGCTGTTGGAACACTACGAACGTTACGGTGCTTTGAATCCTGACAACCTCAAACACTTCCTGAACGCGAATAAGAAAGATCAATATAACCCGGACTCGCAAGACACGATCGTTTACGGCGTTTCGGGCAAACCAATACGCCCACGAACACAAAACCAGAAAACGCTGGTGGATCAGGTCAAAAAGAACGACTTGGTATTCGCTCTTGGCCCCGCCGGTACAGGTAAAACTTTTATTGCGGTAGCGCTGGCCGTAAAAGCGTTGAAAAACAGGGAAGTCAAGAAGATAATAATCACAAGGCCCGCCGTTGAAGCCGGCGAAAACTTAGGCTTCTTGCCGGGAGATTTGCAGGAAAAAATCGATCCGTATCTCCGCCCGATTTACGATTCCTTGGCTGATCTTATCCCTGCCGAAAAACTGCGTTATTATCAGGAAAACCAGATCATCGAAATCGCTCCGTTGGCTTATATGAGAGGCCGGACGCTCAAGGATGCGTTCGTGTTATTGGACGAAGCCCAAAACACTACACCGATGCAGATCAAGATGTTCCTTACCCGTATGGGTCCGAACTCTAAAGTGGTAGTAAACGGCGACGAATCGCAGGTGGATTTGCCAGGAAGGCAACATTCGGGACTTACCGAAGCCACACGCATTCTAAAGGATGTTAAGGGCATCGGAGTCGCCGTGCTGGACAGTCAAGACGTGATCAGACACAAACTGGTAAAAGATATCATCAACGCTTACGAAGCCGCTGACGAGGCGCTGTAA
- a CDS encoding DUF3098 domain-containing protein, which yields MKENNGLAFGKQNYVWMLIGIVLLVVGFFVMTLDGEPHGFGFVGLTLGPTIVFVGFMVEIYAIFIKKS from the coding sequence ATGAAAGAAAACAACGGTCTTGCCTTCGGCAAACAGAATTATGTGTGGATGCTGATCGGCATCGTGCTTTTGGTCGTCGGTTTTTTTGTGATGACTCTTGACGGCGAACCCCACGGTTTCGGGTTTGTAGGACTTACGCTAGGTCCCACAATCGTTTTTGTGGGTTTTATGGTTGAGATCTACGCTATTTTTATCAAAAAGTCCTGA
- the gpmA gene encoding 2,3-diphosphoglycerate-dependent phosphoglycerate mutase, translated as MKRIVFLRHGESIWNKENKFTGWTDVPLTSKGKKEAVQAGMLLKANGFVFDIAFTSSLKRAISTLNLTLEEMEAEWVPVVKSWRLNERHYGALQGLDKDKAREEFGDDQVLEWRRSYATTPPLLKKGDERSPKDDVAYRRVESSKLPLGESLENTVSRVAPVLREVIEPSLLEGMEVLVVAHGNSIRALIKYLEGLTDEEIVGLDIPTGQPLVYELEDDLTHKNHYYLKT; from the coding sequence ATGAAACGGATCGTCTTTTTGCGCCACGGTGAAAGTATTTGGAACAAAGAAAATAAATTTACGGGTTGGACTGACGTGCCCCTTACGAGCAAAGGGAAAAAGGAGGCTGTTCAAGCCGGAATGCTTTTGAAAGCTAATGGTTTTGTTTTCGATATTGCATTTACTTCTTCATTGAAAAGGGCGATTTCAACATTGAACCTTACGTTGGAAGAGATGGAGGCGGAATGGGTCCCTGTTGTGAAATCGTGGAGATTGAACGAACGCCACTACGGGGCATTGCAGGGATTGGACAAAGATAAAGCGAGGGAGGAGTTTGGGGATGATCAAGTTTTGGAATGGCGGAGAAGTTATGCCACTACGCCTCCGTTGTTGAAAAAAGGGGATGAACGTTCTCCAAAGGATGATGTTGCGTATCGGAGGGTTGAGAGTTCAAAACTGCCTCTTGGCGAAAGTTTGGAAAATACGGTATCCAGAGTCGCTCCCGTGCTTAGGGAGGTAATTGAGCCGTCATTGCTCGAAGGGATGGAGGTTTTAGTGGTGGCGCACGGCAACAGTATTCGGGCCTTGATCAAATACTTGGAAGGACTGACTGACGAGGAAATTGTAGGGTTGGATATTCCGACGGGCCAGCCGTTAGTTTACGAGCTCGAAGACGATTTGACTCACAAGAATCACTACTATCTCAAGACTTAA
- a CDS encoding bifunctional riboflavin kinase/FAD synthetase gives MKVYRGIEGFEKPDFAVVTSGTFDGVHAGHRRILARLKELADARGGETVLVTFWPHPRHVLDPEGRAPMLLSELDEKIELLEDCGLDHLVILPFTRSLSETSSLDFIKTILLDGIGTKMLVIGYDHRFGKNREGGFAFLKEKQSEFGFELEEITPVEIRNSAISSTKTRAFLESGDVKSASGLLNRPYGLRGEVVHGRKVGRLLNYPTANIEVRSEYKLIPKDGVYAVRVEVDGQKFGAMMNIGHKPTFEQNARSIEAHMFDFSGDIYGKVIRIEFVDRIRNEMKFSSKNELMDQLKLDEINSKTILGM, from the coding sequence ATGAAAGTTTACCGGGGGATTGAGGGGTTTGAAAAGCCTGACTTTGCCGTAGTTACCAGCGGTACGTTCGATGGTGTCCATGCCGGGCACCGCCGGATTTTGGCCCGGCTCAAAGAGCTGGCAGACGCAAGAGGGGGAGAGACTGTTTTAGTGACTTTTTGGCCTCATCCAAGGCATGTGCTTGACCCGGAAGGAAGGGCGCCGATGCTTTTGTCTGAGCTGGATGAAAAGATTGAGTTGTTGGAGGATTGCGGACTGGACCATTTGGTTATTCTTCCGTTTACTCGAAGCCTTTCGGAAACCAGCTCGCTGGATTTTATAAAAACTATTCTCCTTGACGGAATTGGTACCAAAATGCTTGTGATAGGTTATGACCACAGGTTTGGCAAGAATAGGGAAGGGGGCTTCGCTTTTCTAAAGGAAAAACAGAGCGAGTTTGGTTTTGAGTTAGAGGAAATTACTCCTGTAGAAATCCGGAACAGCGCTATCAGTTCCACAAAGACGCGGGCGTTTTTGGAATCCGGTGACGTTAAGAGCGCTTCCGGATTGCTTAACCGGCCTTATGGGCTAAGAGGAGAGGTTGTTCATGGACGAAAAGTCGGTCGCTTGTTGAACTACCCGACCGCCAATATTGAAGTTAGATCCGAATATAAGCTTATTCCCAAAGACGGAGTTTACGCCGTTCGTGTAGAAGTAGATGGCCAGAAGTTTGGAGCTATGATGAACATTGGGCATAAGCCGACATTTGAGCAGAATGCTAGAAGTATCGAAGCTCATATGTTTGATTTTTCGGGAGACATTTACGGCAAAGTGATTCGGATTGAGTTTGTCGATCGGATTAGGAATGAGATGAAGTTCTCATCTAAAAATGAACTGATGGACCAACTGAAGCTGGATGAAATTAACTCCAAAACGATATTGGGGATGTGA
- the folK gene encoding 2-amino-4-hydroxy-6-hydroxymethyldihydropteridine diphosphokinase — translation MKGIYLLLGSNLGNRERSLERALEGISERVGEVCDRSSVYESAPWGVEDQPVYLNQVLKVETELEPIELLRAVLAIEADMGRVRRKVWGARVIDIDVLYYGNEIIRSRELQVPHPRLHERRFTLEPICEIAPDETHPIFGLSQMELLDRCPDSLAVTKRIETEVLEMA, via the coding sequence ATGAAAGGAATTTATCTGTTGTTAGGAAGTAATCTTGGGAATCGGGAACGGTCTCTTGAGAGGGCGCTGGAAGGGATATCCGAGCGAGTGGGAGAGGTCTGCGACCGTTCGTCCGTTTATGAGTCGGCTCCTTGGGGCGTTGAGGATCAACCGGTATATCTGAATCAGGTGCTGAAAGTAGAGACCGAGTTGGAACCGATTGAGTTATTACGGGCTGTATTGGCTATTGAAGCGGATATGGGGAGAGTTAGGCGTAAGGTTTGGGGTGCCCGAGTAATAGATATAGATGTGCTTTATTACGGAAATGAGATAATAAGAAGCAGGGAGTTGCAAGTGCCGCACCCAAGGCTTCACGAAAGGAGGTTTACATTGGAGCCGATTTGCGAAATAGCTCCTGACGAAACACATCCGATTTTCGGTTTAAGCCAGATGGAGTTATTGGATCGTTGTCCGGATTCCTTGGCTGTGACAAAAAGGATAGAGACTGAAGTATTGGAAATGGCTTAA
- a CDS encoding undecaprenyl-diphosphate phosphatase — protein sequence MKEFLEAIFLGIIQGLTEFLPVSSSGHLELAKALIGYQSEESLKFTIVVHGGTVLSTIVVFRKEILELIKGLFKFKYNEETKYVLKIAISMIPIFVVGIFFKDELESIFVGNILLVGVALLFTGALLMFTHFAKSREREVSYRDSFLIGLSQAVAVIPGISRSGSTIASALLLGVKKEAAARFSFLMVLAPIIGANLLDMLKYDPSAEVAGSSGAGVLLAGFVASFLTGWLACTWMINIVKKGKLTYFAIYCFIVGIIAIATSF from the coding sequence ATGAAAGAGTTCTTAGAGGCCATTTTCTTGGGGATAATCCAAGGCCTTACCGAGTTTTTGCCAGTGAGCAGTAGCGGGCATTTGGAGTTGGCCAAGGCGTTGATCGGTTACCAAAGCGAGGAAAGTCTGAAGTTTACAATCGTAGTGCATGGCGGAACTGTGCTCAGTACCATTGTAGTGTTCAGAAAAGAGATTCTGGAGTTGATCAAAGGCTTGTTTAAGTTCAAGTACAACGAAGAGACGAAATATGTCCTGAAAATCGCGATTTCCATGATTCCGATTTTTGTGGTTGGAATATTCTTCAAAGACGAACTGGAATCGATTTTTGTCGGGAATATTCTGTTGGTGGGTGTGGCTTTGCTCTTTACGGGCGCGTTGCTGATGTTTACACATTTCGCAAAGTCTAGGGAAAGGGAAGTGTCTTACCGAGACTCGTTTCTGATAGGTCTGAGTCAAGCCGTGGCCGTAATTCCGGGTATTTCCAGATCCGGTTCCACAATCGCTTCGGCGTTGTTGCTGGGAGTGAAAAAGGAAGCGGCGGCGCGTTTTTCTTTCCTAATGGTTCTCGCTCCAATTATCGGGGCGAATCTGCTGGATATGTTGAAGTATGACCCGAGCGCAGAGGTGGCGGGCTCTTCAGGCGCGGGAGTTTTGCTGGCAGGTTTTGTAGCTTCTTTCCTTACCGGCTGGCTTGCCTGTACGTGGATGATTAACATTGTGAAGAAAGGGAAGTTGACATACTTTGCCATTTACTGTTTTATTGTAGGGATAATAGCGATAGCGACTAGTTTCTGA
- a CDS encoding chromosome segregation protein SMC encodes MKEERKGLKPIYYVAIAGVFAVMLGVLAYYNYQLGEQKELLLQDLEFSKTTIDDLNKELTVKIEELEELGGDISDLKEAKDELEKEKNRILKASDYTYKQLIEAKKIISGHRQLLKHKDKEIAELQATNKALHNENQDLKDEANRRDEEIRQIAKETSKLKKTVEHASRLEAENVSLFAISRRGKERDGDTWRSKHIQKIKVKFNIAKNDVAPLQSKDIAISLIDGNGQVIFDIAKGSGAYMVDGKETFYTAKQNILFDNSGQELSFTYDRGAEYIKGRYLIKIYTDGYLMGEKYFTVK; translated from the coding sequence ATGAAAGAGGAAAGAAAAGGGCTGAAACCAATATATTATGTGGCGATTGCCGGCGTTTTCGCCGTTATGCTAGGCGTATTGGCCTATTATAATTATCAGCTGGGCGAGCAGAAAGAACTGTTGTTGCAGGATTTGGAATTCTCGAAGACAACGATTGACGACTTAAATAAGGAGTTGACTGTAAAAATAGAGGAGCTTGAGGAGCTTGGAGGTGACATCTCAGATCTGAAAGAGGCGAAAGATGAGCTCGAAAAAGAAAAAAACAGGATTCTCAAGGCCAGTGACTATACTTACAAGCAGTTGATCGAGGCAAAAAAGATCATCAGCGGACACCGGCAGCTACTGAAGCATAAAGACAAAGAAATTGCGGAACTTCAGGCGACGAATAAAGCATTGCATAATGAGAATCAAGATCTCAAGGATGAAGCAAACAGGCGGGACGAGGAAATAAGGCAGATTGCAAAAGAGACGTCTAAGTTGAAGAAGACTGTCGAGCACGCCTCAAGACTTGAAGCCGAAAATGTTTCACTTTTTGCGATTAGCAGAAGAGGAAAAGAGCGTGATGGCGATACTTGGAGATCAAAGCACATTCAGAAGATCAAAGTCAAATTCAATATCGCCAAAAATGATGTAGCTCCTTTGCAAAGCAAGGATATCGCAATTAGTCTGATTGACGGAAACGGACAGGTTATTTTCGATATTGCCAAAGGTTCGGGCGCTTATATGGTTGACGGAAAAGAGACATTCTATACCGCCAAGCAGAATATCCTTTTTGACAACAGCGGACAAGAACTCTCGTTCACTTACGATAGGGGAGCGGAGTACATCAAGGGCCGTTACTTGATCAAAATCTATACTGACGGATATTTGATGGGCGAGAAATATTTTACGGTGAAATAA
- a CDS encoding cell division protein FtsX produces MKQSSATPTAKKIGKYPSLNIIFSVYLALVVLGSFGLLFLGSNGLSKLVKNNVELNVFLDKKMSDNDRISLSRVLEKSPFVNSEVESPIEFVSKEQAASRYITDTGEDFTKFLGFNPLRDAFIVKVNESYHPMDSLASVKASLEDRSGIFEVTYVENIIDSINKNLRRLSIILLAVSGVLILAVLLLIRNTIKLSLYSQRFLIRSMLLVGATEGFVCRPFLRKSILYGMISGVGAGATILALAWMAIQHIPELDSVIPEQRMQLLVLSLVGVGMMICYFSTFLSIRKFMRSSLDELF; encoded by the coding sequence ATGAAACAATCAAGCGCAACTCCCACGGCAAAGAAAATCGGTAAATACCCGTCGCTGAATATTATTTTCAGCGTGTATTTGGCTCTGGTTGTGTTGGGCAGTTTCGGTTTGTTGTTTTTGGGCTCTAATGGATTGTCGAAACTGGTGAAGAATAACGTCGAACTCAACGTTTTTTTGGATAAGAAAATGAGCGACAACGACCGGATAAGCCTATCGAGGGTTTTGGAGAAATCGCCGTTTGTGAATTCGGAAGTTGAGTCGCCGATTGAATTCGTTTCGAAAGAGCAGGCCGCCAGTCGTTATATTACCGATACCGGAGAGGACTTTACGAAGTTTTTGGGCTTTAACCCTCTACGTGACGCTTTTATCGTAAAAGTAAACGAGAGTTACCATCCAATGGATAGTCTGGCGAGCGTTAAAGCTAGTCTGGAAGACCGTTCGGGGATTTTCGAAGTGACTTACGTCGAGAATATTATCGATTCGATTAACAAGAATTTGAGGCGTTTGTCGATTATTTTACTGGCGGTAAGTGGCGTGCTAATTTTGGCGGTGCTGTTGCTTATTCGCAATACGATAAAACTGTCGCTATATTCGCAGCGGTTTTTGATAAGAAGCATGCTGTTGGTCGGCGCTACGGAAGGCTTTGTCTGCCGTCCGTTTTTGAGAAAATCCATTCTGTACGGAATGATTTCCGGAGTAGGGGCCGGCGCTACTATTCTGGCTTTGGCTTGGATGGCTATACAGCATATACCTGAGCTGGATTCCGTGATTCCCGAACAACGGATGCAACTTTTGGTGCTTTCCTTGGTAGGGGTTGGGATGATGATCTGCTATTTTAGCACGTTCCTGTCTATCCGCAAATTTATGCGATCATCTTTGGATGAATTGTTCTGA
- the sppA gene encoding signal peptide peptidase SppA gives MAFLRNLLATILGLFIFSLLGFMFFFLIMIVSIQSNQKEIAEHSILHLKLNKPIKEQGRDNPFEDYGNPFFNPRSSSIGLSDLKKALTYAKTDPKIDGIFLHTSTVSAGPATKKALRDALTDFKESGKFIVAHADYMGNGAYYINSLADRVSISPSGGVSFKGLSATVTYYKNFFDKIGVTPEVFRQGKYKSAVEPFFLDKMSAANREQTTAYLSELNNIYLKAVATSRNIPFNKVKNISDSLLVRSPKDAVRLGLLDGLSYYDEVLADLKERSNKQEDEKASLVTLGNYLESITEKPSFNPNKVAVIIASGAIKSGKSDDGVIGGETLTKQLRKVRKDDDVKAVVLRVNSPGGSALASDEIWREVKLLSEKKPIIASMSDYAASGGYYISMGCDSIVAQPNTLTGSIGIFAVMFNMEKLLSDKIGITESTVKTGVYSDLGNPLRKMSDAERMIMQNQIDNGYKMFTTKAAEGRHMPVEKILEIAQGHVWTGSQAKEIGLVDVLGDLQKAVEIAVEKAELEKGSYSVITYPKKKNFLEEIKETFSSKNSKLSSFVSGSEYDALAPIFRQIETMKEFEGAQARLPFEIVIE, from the coding sequence ATGGCATTTCTGCGCAACCTCTTGGCAACCATACTAGGCCTGTTCATATTCTCCCTCTTGGGATTTATGTTCTTCTTCCTCATCATGATTGTGTCTATTCAAAGCAATCAAAAAGAAATAGCGGAGCATTCAATCCTTCATCTAAAACTGAACAAACCGATAAAGGAACAAGGTCGTGACAACCCATTCGAGGATTACGGCAACCCATTTTTCAACCCTAGGTCAAGCTCCATCGGCTTATCAGATTTGAAAAAAGCCCTCACCTATGCCAAGACCGACCCAAAGATTGACGGCATTTTCTTACATACGTCAACAGTCAGCGCAGGGCCAGCAACAAAGAAAGCCTTACGTGATGCGCTTACCGACTTTAAAGAGTCAGGCAAGTTCATCGTAGCCCACGCCGATTACATGGGCAACGGAGCCTACTACATCAACAGCTTAGCCGACCGCGTCTCGATTAGCCCTTCTGGCGGTGTCAGTTTCAAAGGGCTCAGCGCCACGGTCACTTATTACAAAAATTTCTTCGACAAAATCGGAGTGACTCCTGAGGTTTTCCGCCAAGGCAAATACAAAAGCGCTGTAGAGCCGTTTTTCCTCGATAAAATGAGCGCAGCTAACAGAGAGCAAACCACCGCGTATCTTAGCGAGTTGAACAACATCTACCTCAAAGCGGTAGCGACATCAAGAAATATCCCATTCAATAAAGTCAAAAACATTTCGGACTCCCTACTCGTCCGTTCTCCTAAAGACGCCGTTAGGTTGGGTCTTCTAGACGGCTTGTCATACTATGACGAAGTTCTCGCCGACCTCAAAGAACGCTCAAACAAACAAGAAGACGAAAAAGCATCTCTGGTGACTTTGGGCAATTACTTAGAGTCGATCACCGAAAAACCGTCCTTCAATCCTAATAAAGTAGCGGTAATCATTGCGTCGGGGGCCATCAAAAGCGGAAAATCTGACGACGGAGTTATCGGTGGAGAAACACTGACGAAGCAACTCCGGAAAGTCAGAAAGGATGATGACGTAAAAGCAGTTGTACTCAGAGTGAATTCGCCAGGCGGAAGTGCCTTGGCCTCAGACGAAATTTGGAGGGAAGTCAAACTGCTTTCCGAAAAGAAACCCATCATTGCCTCAATGTCTGATTACGCAGCCTCTGGCGGTTATTACATCTCTATGGGATGCGATTCTATCGTTGCGCAACCGAACACTCTTACCGGTTCTATCGGCATCTTTGCGGTAATGTTCAATATGGAAAAACTTCTTAGCGACAAGATCGGCATTACGGAAAGCACCGTTAAAACTGGCGTTTATTCAGACCTTGGCAACCCTCTTAGAAAAATGAGCGACGCCGAGAGAATGATTATGCAAAACCAAATCGACAACGGCTACAAGATGTTCACAACCAAAGCGGCCGAAGGAAGGCATATGCCTGTGGAGAAAATACTGGAGATTGCGCAGGGCCACGTCTGGACCGGATCGCAAGCTAAAGAAATCGGCTTGGTTGACGTTTTGGGTGACTTGCAAAAAGCGGTTGAGATCGCTGTAGAAAAAGCGGAATTAGAAAAAGGCAGTTACAGCGTAATCACTTACCCAAAGAAAAAGAACTTCCTTGAAGAGATCAAGGAAACCTTCAGCAGCAAAAACAGCAAGCTATCCTCCTTTGTAAGCGGTAGTGAATACGACGCTCTCGCCCCTATCTTCCGCCAGATTGAAACGATGAAAGAATTCGAAGGCGCACAAGCAAGATTGCCTTTCGAGATCGTTATTGAATAA